The nucleotide sequence TTCACGTTGTATTCGATATTCGGTGTCGTCAACACAACTGTACGAGGACAGGCACACTCGAAAAGTACGCGTTCAAAAGCGATAAGTCGTGGCACGTCTAAGTGTTCGATGACCTCTATGACTGCAGCCGCATCGTATCCAACCAACCGTTTATCCCGATACCCGAGCGATCCTTGGAATAGATGAAGGCGTTTTTTCTGCTTTTCCGGTAATCGATCGTAATGGAGCCG is from Candidatus Poribacteria bacterium and encodes:
- a CDS encoding 3' terminal RNA ribose 2'-O-methyltransferase Hen1 gives rise to the protein RLHYDRLPEKQKKRLHLFQGSLGYRDKRLVGYDAAAVIEVIEHLDVPRLIAFERVLFECACPRTVVLTTPNIEYNVKFENLEAGNYRHKDHRFEWTRDEFQSWAAGVAERFGYTVVFHPIGPEAEDVGSPTQMAVFTRDHKEK